In a genomic window of Nodosilinea sp. E11:
- a CDS encoding YeiH family protein: protein MKLSSKSDPGVSALGPVSSGWKTQGISVLPGLLLTTLIAAIALGLDRLSSLHTLNPLLIAVLLGMGWRQWGVVPAAYRTGIKFAMKRVLRLAVILLGLRLSLAEVMAVGPWGLGLVTLGTVSTFYLTCWLGKRLGVNPRLAQLIAAGTSICGASAVVATNPVIEGSEEDMTYAIATITGFGTLAMLTYPLVGSLLQLSPSAFGLWCGASVHEVAQVIATAFQNGDLSGEVATITKLSRVLLIVPIILSLGWQAQRPDHGSQPARPLPIPWFVLFFCLLVGVNSLGLVAAPIKAVVLSGNQVLLCMAMVAMGLETKLSNLTQLGLRPVYLAGLSWLFLAGISLAMIYLSQI, encoded by the coding sequence ATGAAACTATCGTCTAAGTCTGACCCAGGGGTGTCTGCCCTTGGCCCTGTTTCTAGTGGCTGGAAAACCCAGGGGATTTCGGTTTTGCCTGGGCTATTGCTGACGACCCTGATTGCGGCGATCGCCCTAGGGTTAGATCGACTGAGCAGCCTGCATACCCTCAACCCGCTGCTGATTGCCGTGCTGCTGGGCATGGGCTGGCGACAGTGGGGCGTGGTGCCTGCCGCCTATCGCACCGGCATCAAGTTTGCGATGAAGCGGGTGCTGCGGCTGGCGGTGATTTTGCTGGGCCTGCGGCTGAGCCTGGCGGAGGTGATGGCCGTCGGTCCCTGGGGGTTGGGCCTAGTCACCCTTGGCACCGTCAGCACCTTTTATCTGACCTGCTGGCTGGGTAAGCGGCTGGGCGTTAACCCCCGCCTAGCTCAGCTGATTGCCGCAGGTACCTCAATTTGCGGCGCGTCAGCAGTGGTAGCAACCAACCCGGTGATCGAGGGTTCTGAAGAAGATATGACCTATGCGATCGCCACCATTACCGGCTTTGGCACCCTGGCTATGCTCACCTATCCGCTGGTGGGCAGCCTATTGCAGCTTAGCCCCTCGGCCTTTGGCCTTTGGTGTGGAGCCTCAGTACATGAGGTAGCGCAGGTGATCGCTACCGCTTTTCAAAACGGCGACCTCAGCGGTGAGGTCGCCACCATCACCAAGCTCTCTCGCGTGCTGCTGATCGTACCGATTATTCTCAGCCTCGGCTGGCAGGCCCAGCGCCCTGACCATGGCAGTCAGCCTGCCCGCCCGCTGCCCATTCCCTGGTTTGTGCTGTTCTTTTGCCTGTTGGTCGGGGTCAACAGTTTGGGGCTAGTGGCGGCCCCCATCAAGGCCGTCGTCCTCAGCGGCAACCAAGTGTTGCTCTGTATGGCGATGGTGGCCATGGGGCTAGAAACAAAGCTGTCTAATCTGACTCAGCTTGGCCTCAGGCCAGTTTACTTAGCTGGGCTTTCGTGGTTGTTTTTGGCGGGAATTAGCCTGGCCATGATCTATTTGAGTCAGATTTAG
- a CDS encoding GlsB/YeaQ/YmgE family stress response membrane protein, translating into MNILAWIVLGLVAGAIAKAIYPGRQSGGILGTLILGVIGAFVGGSLYSLFTTGTLALTATGLSIGGIVIAVLGAIVALFIYYAATKRTV; encoded by the coding sequence ATGAATATTCTAGCTTGGATTGTATTAGGTCTAGTAGCTGGCGCAATTGCTAAAGCTATTTACCCCGGCCGCCAAAGCGGTGGTATCCTAGGTACTCTCATCCTAGGTGTAATTGGTGCATTTGTGGGAGGCAGCCTTTACAGCTTGTTTACCACAGGAACGTTAGCCCTCACGGCAACCGGTTTGAGCATTGGCGGTATTGTAATCGCCGTTTTGGGTGCAATCGTTGCCCTATTTATCTACTATGCAGCGACCAAGCGCACTGTCTAA
- the gorA gene encoding glutathione-disulfide reductase: protein MFDYDLLVIGAGSAGLAAAQAAARYGTRVAIADPNYLGGTCVNRGCIPKKFMVFAADFARQQCLAKSYGWVNPSGQFDWLALRTAIDQQLAELRQSYQSKLAKAGVTVLHSSAQFVDPHQLTVGDRTVTADNVIIATGAEPVKPDLPGIDCGLTSRDMFRLETLPEQLTIVGGGYIGAEFSDVFATLGCQVTLIDKNELILPGFDHDIRQTLHQSLIDQGIRLMPETALESIKPDQSGLHVSLSGKCEDTLLADTLLLALGRSPNMTGLNLEAAGVKVEDGAIAVDDYSRTSQPSIFAIGDCTDRLPLTPVARAEGAAAAKTLFTDQPQAVSYRWVPSAVFCSPQAATVGYSEAEARAHTDLDIEVHCSRFTPLRYQLSPQDHKAMIKLVVNARSQEILGLHIVGDNASEIIQGFIPALRRGLTTAELADTIGLHPTSAEEVFGLV, encoded by the coding sequence ATGTTTGATTATGATCTGTTGGTGATTGGAGCCGGGTCGGCGGGTTTGGCGGCGGCTCAAGCGGCGGCCAGGTATGGGACGCGGGTGGCGATCGCAGACCCGAACTACTTGGGGGGCACCTGTGTCAATCGGGGCTGCATCCCTAAAAAATTTATGGTGTTTGCCGCCGACTTTGCCCGGCAGCAGTGTCTGGCAAAAAGCTATGGTTGGGTTAACCCCAGTGGCCAGTTTGACTGGCTTGCCCTGAGAACTGCCATCGATCAACAACTGGCTGAGCTACGACAGTCTTATCAGTCAAAGCTGGCTAAGGCGGGGGTTACGGTGCTCCACAGCTCAGCTCAGTTTGTTGACCCCCACCAGCTAACGGTGGGCGATCGCACGGTTACGGCTGACAACGTAATTATTGCTACGGGCGCAGAACCGGTTAAACCCGACCTGCCGGGCATTGACTGCGGCCTCACGTCCCGCGACATGTTTCGCCTAGAGACTCTACCCGAGCAGCTAACCATTGTAGGCGGCGGCTACATTGGGGCCGAGTTTAGCGATGTGTTTGCCACCCTGGGCTGCCAAGTGACGCTAATTGACAAAAACGAATTGATTCTGCCCGGCTTTGATCACGATATTCGTCAAACCCTGCACCAGAGTCTGATCGATCAAGGCATTCGGCTCATGCCCGAAACAGCCCTCGAATCGATTAAACCCGACCAAAGTGGCCTGCATGTCAGCCTCTCCGGCAAGTGTGAAGACACCCTGCTGGCCGACACCCTGCTGCTGGCACTGGGGCGATCGCCCAATATGACAGGCTTAAACCTAGAGGCTGCTGGGGTCAAGGTTGAGGACGGTGCGATCGCAGTGGATGACTACAGCCGCACCTCTCAGCCGTCGATCTTTGCGATCGGCGACTGTACCGATCGCCTGCCCCTGACCCCCGTCGCCAGGGCCGAAGGCGCTGCCGCCGCCAAAACCCTATTCACTGATCAGCCCCAGGCCGTCTCCTACCGCTGGGTACCCTCAGCCGTTTTTTGCTCTCCCCAGGCCGCTACCGTTGGCTATAGCGAAGCCGAAGCTAGAGCCCATACTGACCTAGACATTGAAGTCCACTGTTCTCGGTTTACGCCGCTGCGCTACCAGTTGTCGCCCCAAGATCACAAGGCGATGATTAAACTGGTGGTCAATGCCCGCTCTCAAGAGATTTTGGGCCTGCACATCGTGGGTGACAACGCCTCAGAAATAATTCAGGGCTTTATTCCAGCGCTGCGGCGGGGGCTGACTACAGCAGAACTGGCAGACACCATTGGCCTACACCCGACTTCAGCAGAAGAGGTGTTTGGTCTAGTGTAA
- a CDS encoding DUF2945 domain-containing protein produces the protein MAQILRPGDRVCWYTANGQATGIVQRELTTDTYVGGQTVVASAQSPCYLIKTDPLGTEITQPPESLEKVD, from the coding sequence ATGGCTCAAATTCTTCGGCCGGGGGATCGGGTTTGTTGGTATACCGCTAATGGCCAAGCTACCGGCATCGTGCAACGCGAACTCACCACAGATACCTATGTGGGTGGTCAGACTGTTGTGGCATCGGCACAGTCTCCCTGCTATTTAATCAAAACCGACCCCCTTGGCACAGAAATCACCCAGCCCCCAGAGAGTTTAGAGAAAGTAGATTGA
- a CDS encoding sucrase ferredoxin, translating to MVSSCAVFAQQQGESLIGTAPLTRRFVLIECPHPWAEVMDQSCGLPADLAAQMKRWAKQWPGTRFLLFTGQPVPPSAQVRCQQPRRLLFFEAPERNLQTYQAMQMEGVSPDRLTAAIADYFTARSQGTWPQMARPLLGRHLFICTHGRRDRCCGRYGYPLYRQTSALVNEFHQLQRLPNHGIHLWQVSHIGGHRFAPTLIDFPEGRYYGALTLGDCRSLLLRQGSLALLSRIYRGWALLPEPVQILERLLWQQQGWSWLEQPVDYTLAVAGATVDSLSNASDLSPWQVSFTWGETCHWQALIQLDPDLSCTVFGSCGDETPLTTHKYQVTHLQKQVHRSAALPVSLVKSFANLKTHAK from the coding sequence ATGGTCAGCTCCTGCGCTGTTTTTGCCCAGCAACAGGGTGAGTCGTTGATTGGAACCGCGCCGCTCACCCGCCGGTTTGTGCTGATTGAGTGCCCTCACCCCTGGGCTGAGGTGATGGACCAGTCTTGCGGTCTGCCCGCCGATCTGGCGGCTCAAATGAAGCGGTGGGCTAAGCAGTGGCCCGGTACCCGGTTTCTCTTATTCACCGGTCAACCTGTGCCGCCCTCTGCCCAGGTCCGGTGCCAGCAACCGCGTCGTCTTCTGTTTTTTGAAGCCCCTGAGCGCAATTTGCAGACTTATCAAGCCATGCAGATGGAAGGGGTGAGCCCCGATCGGCTGACGGCGGCTATAGCAGACTATTTCACCGCCCGGTCCCAGGGTACATGGCCCCAAATGGCTCGTCCCCTGCTGGGGCGGCACCTGTTTATCTGTACTCACGGGCGGCGCGATCGCTGCTGTGGTCGCTACGGCTACCCGCTCTACCGCCAGACCTCAGCCCTCGTCAACGAATTTCACCAGCTTCAGCGGTTGCCAAACCACGGTATTCACCTTTGGCAAGTCAGCCACATCGGTGGCCACCGGTTTGCCCCCACCCTGATCGATTTTCCTGAGGGGCGCTACTACGGTGCCCTCACCCTAGGCGATTGCCGATCGCTCCTGCTGCGCCAGGGCTCTCTGGCACTGCTGTCTCGCATCTATCGCGGCTGGGCGCTGCTGCCAGAGCCAGTCCAGATCCTAGAGCGGTTGCTGTGGCAGCAGCAGGGGTGGTCCTGGCTAGAGCAGCCGGTGGATTATACCCTCGCGGTTGCAGGCGCGACGGTCGATTCGTTGTCTAACGCCTCAGACCTTTCCCCATGGCAGGTCAGTTTTACCTGGGGAGAGACCTGCCATTGGCAGGCCCTGATTCAACTTGACCCCGATTTGAGCTGCACTGTCTTTGGCTCTTGTGGCGATGAAACGCCACTGACGACTCACAAATACCAGGTCACTCACCTGCAAAAACAGGTGCACCGATCAGCCGCCCTGCCGGTGTCGCTGGTTAAGAGCTTTGCCAATCTCAAGACCCATGCAAAATAA